Proteins found in one Pseudomonas frederiksbergensis genomic segment:
- the glcF gene encoding glycolate oxidase subunit GlcF — protein sequence MLTNLTEQARALPRGEEAESILRSCVHCGFCNATCPTYQLLGDELDGPRGRIYLIKLMLEGNPVTAKTQLHLDRCLSCRNCETTCPSGVDYHNLLDIGRAMVEQAVPRPLSERLLRASLRQVVPRPALFRVLTYTGQALRPLLPAGLQEKLPRQVRVAKPRPPQLYSRRVLMLEGCVQPGLSPNTNAAAARVLDCLGISVQPVREAGCCGALDYHLNAQEQGLQRARRNIDAWWPAIEQGAEAIVQTASGCGAFIKDYARMLVRDPLYTAKAQRVSDLAKDLVEVLRGEPLERLGIRANQRLAFHCPCTLQHAQQLGSAVEAMLVDLGFQLTSVADSHLCCGSAGSYSLTQPELSRQLRDNKLNALESGQPDVIVTANIGCQAHLDGAGRTPVRHWIELVDDAMS from the coding sequence ATGCTGACCAATTTAACTGAGCAGGCTAGGGCGCTGCCGCGCGGCGAAGAAGCTGAAAGCATTTTGCGCAGCTGCGTGCACTGTGGCTTCTGCAACGCCACCTGCCCGACCTATCAACTTCTCGGCGACGAGCTGGATGGTCCACGCGGACGAATCTACCTGATCAAATTGATGCTCGAAGGCAACCCCGTTACAGCCAAGACCCAGCTGCACCTAGATCGCTGCCTGAGCTGCCGCAATTGTGAAACCACCTGCCCGTCGGGGGTGGACTATCACAACCTGCTGGATATCGGCCGTGCAATGGTCGAGCAGGCAGTGCCTCGACCGCTCAGCGAGCGACTGCTGCGGGCCAGCTTGCGCCAGGTGGTACCGCGCCCTGCGCTATTCAGAGTTCTGACTTACACCGGTCAGGCGTTGCGTCCGCTGCTGCCCGCAGGGTTGCAGGAAAAGCTGCCGCGTCAAGTGCGTGTCGCCAAGCCCCGCCCACCGCAGCTTTACAGTCGGCGTGTTTTGATGCTTGAGGGTTGTGTCCAGCCGGGGCTATCGCCCAATACCAATGCGGCGGCGGCGCGGGTGCTTGATTGTCTCGGTATCAGTGTTCAGCCCGTGCGCGAGGCCGGCTGCTGTGGAGCTCTAGACTACCATCTTAACGCCCAGGAACAGGGCTTGCAGCGGGCCCGGCGGAATATCGATGCCTGGTGGCCTGCTATCGAGCAGGGTGCCGAAGCCATCGTGCAGACCGCCAGTGGCTGTGGTGCGTTCATCAAAGATTACGCTCGAATGCTGGTTCGCGATCCGCTCTATACGGCTAAGGCGCAGCGGGTGAGTGACCTAGCTAAGGACCTAGTGGAAGTGCTACGCGGCGAACCGCTGGAGCGTCTCGGCATTCGTGCCAACCAACGCCTGGCCTTCCACTGCCCCTGCACCCTGCAACATGCCCAACAACTCGGTAGCGCAGTCGAGGCGATGCTCGTTGACCTCGGTTTTCAGCTTACTTCGGTGGCCGACAGCCATCTCTGCTGTGGTTCGGCCGGCAGCTATTCGCTGACCCAGCCGGAGCTGTCGCGGCAGTTGCGTGACAACAAACTTAATGCTCTGGAAAGCGGGCAGCCAGATGTAATTGTTACCGCCAACATCGGCTGCCAGGCCCATCTCGACGGTGCTGGGCGCACCCCGGTGCGGCACTGGATTGAGCTGGTGGACGACGCAATGAGCTGA
- the glcD gene encoding glycolate oxidase subunit GlcD, translating into MSILYDERVDGPLPRVDKPALLAELHAQIPDMEVLHNQEDLNPYECDGLSAYRTTPLLVVLPECLQQVQRLLQICHQRGVPVVARGAGTGLSGGALPLEQGVLLVLARLNKILDIDPGRRSARVQPGVRNLAISQAAAPYGLYYAPDPSSQIACSIGGNVAENAGGVHCLKYGLTVHNLFKLEVLTASGEHLTLGSDALDAPGFDLLALFTGSEGMLGIVTEVTVKLLPKPQVAKVLLASFDSVEKAGRAVGDIIAAGIIPGGLEMMDNLAIRAAEDFIHAGYPVEAEAILLCELDGVEADVQDECERVRAVLQQAGASQVRLARDEAERVKFWAGRKNAFPAVGRISPDYYCMDGTIPRRELPGVLKGIAELSAEYGLRVANVFHAGDGNMHPLILFDANQPGELGRAEAIGGRILELCVKVGGSITGEHGVGLEKINQMCSQFNSDELTLFHAVKAAFDPHCLLNPGKNIPTLHRCAEFGAMHVHHGRLPFPELERF; encoded by the coding sequence ATGAGCATTTTGTACGACGAGCGTGTCGACGGCCCGCTGCCTCGGGTCGACAAACCGGCCCTATTGGCCGAGTTGCACGCGCAGATACCCGATATGGAGGTGCTGCACAACCAGGAAGACCTTAATCCCTACGAATGTGATGGCCTATCTGCCTACCGCACCACACCATTACTGGTAGTTCTGCCCGAGTGCCTGCAACAGGTGCAGCGTTTGTTGCAGATTTGTCATCAGCGCGGCGTGCCGGTGGTGGCGCGTGGTGCCGGCACTGGCCTGTCCGGTGGCGCTCTGCCGCTGGAGCAGGGCGTTTTATTGGTGCTGGCGCGGCTCAACAAAATTCTCGACATCGACCCTGGCAGACGAAGCGCGCGGGTCCAGCCCGGCGTGCGTAACCTAGCAATTTCCCAGGCCGCCGCGCCCTATGGCCTGTATTACGCGCCTGACCCATCTTCGCAGATAGCCTGCTCAATCGGCGGAAACGTCGCCGAGAATGCTGGCGGCGTGCACTGCCTGAAATACGGCCTGACCGTACATAACCTGTTCAAGTTGGAGGTTCTCACGGCCAGCGGCGAGCACCTGACGCTCGGCTCCGATGCCCTGGATGCGCCGGGCTTTGACTTGTTGGCGCTGTTCACCGGCTCGGAGGGCATGCTTGGAATCGTCACTGAGGTCACTGTCAAGTTGTTGCCCAAGCCCCAGGTGGCCAAGGTGCTACTGGCCTCTTTCGACTCGGTGGAAAAGGCCGGGCGCGCTGTGGGCGACATCATCGCTGCCGGCATCATACCCGGCGGATTGGAAATGATGGATAACCTGGCCATCCGCGCCGCCGAAGACTTTATCCATGCGGGCTACCCTGTGGAGGCCGAGGCCATTCTGCTCTGTGAGCTAGATGGCGTTGAGGCTGACGTTCAGGACGAGTGTGAGCGGGTGCGCGCGGTACTGCAGCAGGCCGGAGCCAGCCAGGTGCGTCTGGCTCGCGACGAAGCTGAGCGGGTGAAATTCTGGGCCGGGCGCAAGAACGCATTCCCTGCGGTCGGGCGCATTTCGCCGGACTACTACTGTATGGATGGCACTATCCCTCGCCGCGAATTGCCTGGGGTACTCAAGGGGATTGCCGAGCTATCTGCCGAATATGGCCTACGCGTGGCCAACGTATTCCATGCTGGCGACGGCAATATGCATCCTTTGATTCTATTCGATGCCAACCAGCCTGGCGAACTAGGGCGCGCCGAGGCCATCGGAGGTAGGATTCTCGAACTCTGTGTAAAGGTCGGCGGCAGCATCACTGGCGAGCATGGCGTGGGCCTAGAGAAGATCAACCAGATGTGCAGTCAGTTCAACAGCGATGAGTTGACCCTGTTCCACGCAGTAAAGGCGGCCTTCGACCCCCACTGTCTTCTCAATCCCGGTAAGAATATTCCGACCCTGCACCGTTGTGCCGAATTTGGTGCCATGCACGTGCATCACGGCCGACTACCCTTTCCTGAGCTGGAGCGATTCTGA
- the glcE gene encoding glycolate oxidase subunit GlcE: protein MPDFDASAVLLEQVRQALDNSTPLRIQGGNSKIFLGRMVVGEVLDTRIHRGIVSYDPTELVITARTGTPLTELQAVLDAAGQMLTCEPPHFGATATVGGMLATGLSGPRRPWAGAVRDMVLGTRLITGLGKQLRFGGEVMKNVAGYDLSRLLAGSYGCLGVITEVSLKVLPKPRQSFSLRLDLDAGHALAKLAEWGQQPLPISAASHDGKALHLRLEGGEGSVAAARERLGGEPLDTGYWKQLNEHNLTFFRDPQPLWRLSLPHNSPLLNLPGEQLIDWGGAQRWLKSSAVASDIRAAAAAVGGHASCFTADHCDSPFQPLAAPLLRYQRQLKAQLDPQGIFNPGRMYAEV from the coding sequence ATGCCCGACTTTGATGCCAGCGCCGTGTTGCTGGAGCAGGTCCGCCAGGCCCTCGATAACTCAACGCCGCTACGTATTCAGGGCGGCAACAGCAAGATATTCCTCGGCCGCATGGTCGTCGGTGAGGTGCTTGATACCCGTATCCATCGCGGCATCGTCAGCTACGATCCAACTGAACTAGTTATCACAGCCCGTACCGGTACCCCGCTGACAGAACTGCAGGCGGTGCTGGATGCTGCTGGGCAAATGCTTACCTGCGAACCACCGCACTTTGGCGCTACGGCCACCGTTGGCGGCATGCTAGCCACGGGTCTTTCTGGACCACGCCGTCCTTGGGCTGGGGCGGTGCGTGACATGGTTCTCGGTACGCGGTTGATCACCGGCCTTGGCAAACAGTTGCGCTTTGGCGGCGAGGTAATGAAGAACGTCGCCGGCTACGATCTGTCACGCCTGCTGGCCGGCAGCTATGGCTGCTTGGGGGTGATTACCGAGGTTTCCCTCAAGGTTCTGCCCAAGCCGCGTCAGAGCTTCAGTCTGCGCCTAGATCTGGACGCTGGGCATGCCTTGGCGAAACTCGCTGAGTGGGGTCAGCAGCCGCTGCCGATCAGCGCTGCCAGTCACGATGGAAAGGCCCTGCACCTACGCCTAGAAGGTGGTGAGGGCTCAGTGGCTGCGGCCCGCGAACGGCTCGGCGGTGAGCCCCTCGATACAGGCTACTGGAAGCAACTGAACGAACATAACTTGACATTTTTCCGAGATCCGCAACCGTTGTGGCGACTATCACTGCCCCACAACAGCCCCCTGCTGAACCTGCCTGGCGAGCAACTGATCGATTGGGGCGGTGCCCAGCGCTGGCTGAAGTCCAGTGCTGTGGCCAGTGATATTCGCGCAGCGGCCGCAGCCGTTGGTGGGCATGCCAGCTGTTTCACGGCCGATCATTGCGATAGTCCATTCCAGCCTCTGGCCGCTCCGTTACTACGCTATCAGCGCCAGCTCAAGGCACAGCTCGACCCTCAGGGGATCTTTAACCCCGGCCGCATGTATGCAGAGGTTTAG